The nucleotide sequence TCATATATATAATAAAATATATTTTATTTAGAATACCTATAACATCATCTGATTTTGTATATTTTTTCAAAATATCAGATATTCCCTTTAATATTGAATCTGAAAAGAAATCTTTTTTATTCGTTATTAACCTCAGCGGATAGACCAAAAACAAAGCTGTATCATCCATCTCATTAACTAAGGTTAATTCTTTCAAAAAATTAATGAAATATTCCTCCGAATATACTCCTGTTAAACTGTCATATTTGTTCATGTTTTCAAAATTCAAATTAAATATAGTACAGGTTGAAAGGGATAACGACGTCAAGATTTCAGCCTTTTTTTTCATATTTTTAGCATTTAAATATTCTAATTTTCTCTCCTTTATAAGGTGGGCTATATATGTTTTGGTTTGAATATTTATAAGAGATACTATTATATCTAACTGTTTTAAATTTACAGATTCTTTCAAGATAATTATCTTGATATAGTGAGATAAAATCACATCATATTCCCTTATTATTTTAATAGTTGAATCTTTGAATTTATTGATATTTCCCTCAACTTCCTCCTTCAAAATATACAGCGGGCTCATATTTTTTACAAAATTAATCGTTGTAA is from Psychrilyobacter atlanticus DSM 19335 and encodes:
- a CDS encoding TetR/AcrR family transcriptional regulator, with the protein product MENQIMISGKKLFYKKGYFKTKVSDITADIGISTGNFYTYYSSKEVLLDKILREQLNVLNREFKIAVDIDGNLPEILNNFFITTINFVKNMSPLYILKEEVEGNINKFKDSTIKIIREYDVILSHYIKIIILKESVNLKQLDIIVSLINIQTKTYIAHLIKERKLEYLNAKNMKKKAEILTSLSLSTCTIFNLNFENMNKYDSLTGVYSEEYFINFLKELTLVNEMDDTALFLVYPLRLITNKKDFFSDSILKGISDILKKYTKSDDVIGILNKIYFIIYMKKIDGGKVRESIEDRLKKMFEKVEEKYSNGGDCAIQIEFISLKESMSYTIIKSKIDEIIYGETKE